The following are encoded in a window of Myxosarcina sp. GI1 genomic DNA:
- a CDS encoding ATP phosphoribosyltransferase regulatory subunit: protein MIYQPPAGARDLLPLEVEQKRWINDRLQSIFQQWGYQRIVTSTLEWLDTLTAGGSIKPSTVIQVLNESEKTLGLRPELTASIARAAVTRMAGDTYPQRLCYRANVFRNSPHGDRGRQLEFYQAGVELLFAGGILADAEIILLLADCLQSLGIKDWSILLGEAELTRSLLAVFPQQFRQQVGRCIANLDRIALQNLPLEPELKARALWLFDLRGKPETVLAKVASLDLDDAARVTVENLKSLIELLQESSSQPLPLVLDLSLLQTFDYYTGIIFKAVSFQDSQSYILGEGGRYDRLLELYHPQGKSSPGVGFSFNIEDLHSCLLSTTMLPQQTPAIDWLVIPETTEARVFALQYARKLRQQEHLVRVEVDLGGRSPDQIRTYARTCHIQGLVWIQADGNSHKETID, encoded by the coding sequence ATGATCTATCAACCACCTGCTGGAGCCAGAGATTTATTACCTTTAGAAGTAGAGCAAAAACGCTGGATTAACGATCGCCTACAGTCAATATTTCAGCAATGGGGCTATCAACGTATTGTTACTTCTACTCTCGAATGGCTCGATACTCTAACTGCTGGCGGCTCGATTAAACCTTCTACCGTAATTCAAGTCTTAAATGAGTCGGAAAAAACTTTAGGATTGCGCCCCGAATTAACTGCTTCAATTGCCCGCGCTGCCGTAACCCGTATGGCAGGCGATACTTATCCCCAAAGACTTTGCTATCGCGCTAATGTCTTTCGCAATTCTCCCCACGGCGATCGCGGTCGTCAACTAGAATTTTATCAGGCTGGAGTAGAGCTACTGTTTGCTGGCGGTATTTTAGCCGATGCCGAAATAATTTTACTGTTAGCAGACTGCTTGCAAAGTTTGGGCATCAAAGACTGGTCGATTCTTTTAGGAGAAGCAGAATTGACGCGATCGCTACTGGCGGTTTTTCCTCAGCAATTCAGACAGCAGGTAGGTCGCTGTATTGCTAATTTAGACCGCATTGCTTTGCAAAATTTGCCTCTCGAACCAGAATTAAAAGCGAGAGCTTTGTGGTTATTTGACTTAAGAGGCAAACCAGAAACTGTCTTAGCCAAAGTTGCCAGTTTGGATTTAGATGATGCGGCGAGAGTAACTGTAGAAAATCTCAAGTCATTAATCGAACTACTGCAAGAGAGCAGTTCTCAACCTTTGCCTTTAGTTCTCGATCTCAGTTTGCTACAGACCTTTGATTACTATACGGGAATTATTTTTAAAGCCGTTAGCTTTCAAGATTCCCAATCCTATATTTTGGGTGAAGGAGGGCGTTACGATCGCCTGTTAGAGCTATATCACCCTCAAGGAAAAAGCTCTCCAGGTGTAGGTTTTTCTTTTAATATCGAAGACTTACATTCTTGTCTGCTTTCTACTACCATGCTGCCCCAGCAAACTCCAGCGATCGATTGGCTGGTAATACCCGAAACTACAGAGGCGCGTGTTTTTGCCTTGCAATATGCTCGCAAACTACGCCAGCAAGAACATTTGGTTAGAGTCGAAGTCGATCTGGGTGGGCGTTCTCCAGACCAAATCAGAACCTATGCCCGTACCTGTCATATTCAGGGTTTAGTTTGGATACAAGCAGATGGTAATAGTCACAAAGAAACGATCGATTAG